GAACTGAAACCTTGTCATGTGTCATTTCGTACAGATGCCCAAGAAGCCCGAAACCTGTCACATCTGTCATTGCGCTTACTCCAACCTTAACTGCGATCTCAGATGCAGTTTTATTCAGATATTTCATATGAAAGACTGCTTGTTCTACTGCTCTATTCGATGCCATATCAGCTTTCAATGCGGTTGTAATAACTCCCATGCCAAGCGGTTTGGTCAGGATGAGTTTATCTCCAGCTTGAGTTGTATTATTCCGTATGATCTTATCAGGATGAATCGTACCTGTTACGCACAAACCGTATTTCATTTCCAGATCTTCTATTGTATGACCTCCAAGCACAACACCATCGGCTTCCACGACCTTGTTCAGCCCACCCCGCAGAATATCATTCAGCATCTCTTTGGTTATATTACAGGAATCATACGCAACCACATTCAACGCAGTACGAACCTGCGCACCCATTGCAAACACATCACTCAGACTGTTTGCAGCAGCGATCTGCCCGAAAAGATATGGATCGTTTACCACCGGAGTGATAAAGTCCACAGTCTGCACGAGTGCAATATCATCCGAAATACGATATGCACCTGCA
This genomic interval from Candidatus Cloacimonadota bacterium contains the following:
- the selD gene encoding selenide, water dikinase SelD encodes the protein MKEDIKLTHFVKAAGUAAKVSPADLSIIMKGLEYTKTPETIVGFNTSDDAGAYRISDDIALVQTVDFITPVVNDPYLFGQIAAANSLSDVFAMGAQVRTALNVVAYDSCNITKEMLNDILRGGLNKVVEADGVVLGGHTIEDLEMKYGLCVTGTIHPDKIIRNNTTQAGDKLILTKPLGMGVITTALKADMASNRAVEQAVFHMKYLNKTASEIAVKVGVSAMTDVTGFGLLGHLYEMTHDKVSVRLSADAIPIIEEAFEYAEMGLFPGGSFRNRKYFEKHVKIENTSLTHEHIKLLYDAQTSGGLLISVPSEKADLLLTQLKDAGLDWCRIIGEVYSSKERNIILS